From Amycolatopsis sp. YIM 10, the proteins below share one genomic window:
- a CDS encoding DddA-like double-stranded DNA deaminase toxin: MEKTRASLPPDVPPKSERVRGQKQNRGCFLQLGRGVPGRRAGGQWLASGEDNNSVEARRIFKEELGAPLSPIVASHVEVKAATMMRTYQIKKASLVINNEPCAFPKGCEDLLPAILPEGFELVVYGANDFYQVYRGGARSPWAS, from the coding sequence GTGGAAAAGACGCGTGCCTCCTTGCCACCTGACGTACCGCCGAAGTCAGAGCGTGTGCGCGGGCAGAAACAAAACCGAGGGTGTTTTCTACAGCTCGGACGAGGAGTTCCTGGACGACGAGCGGGAGGGCAGTGGCTCGCCAGCGGCGAAGACAACAACTCGGTCGAGGCCCGTCGAATCTTCAAGGAGGAACTCGGAGCACCTCTGAGCCCGATCGTGGCCAGCCATGTAGAGGTCAAAGCAGCCACGATGATGCGTACATACCAGATCAAGAAGGCGAGCTTGGTCATCAACAACGAGCCGTGCGCCTTCCCCAAAGGGTGCGAGGACCTGCTGCCCGCGATCCTCCCGGAGGGATTCGAGCTCGTCGTGTACGGTGCAAACGACTTCTACCAGGTGTATAGGGGAGGCGCGAGGTCGCCATGGGCCAGTTGA
- a CDS encoding alpha/beta fold hydrolase produces the protein MERIMRSGMPPLTPDQGMALFEAAISRDDAVVVPMHFNEEGQRSQGGAAPLFRGLLGDPVVTTAEKASVTVLDRLRGMDPAGQQDALQELVVQTSAVLLGHSDAGEVDPERDFLELGFDSLIAVELRNQLSELLGMKLPSSVVFDNKTPSKLAEWLLSELPAVTSASAVSGGAQQLVDPNDTVQGLFMKAVNEGKAVEGLRMLKYVAQLRPTFDTPAELEELPAAVTLAEGPSNPRLICISAPGASAGVHMYARIAAHLRGKRHVSALPLVGFAPGESLPATTEAAARVVAESVLEASDGEPFVLVGHSTGGTLAYFAAAVLEQTWGISPEAVILLDTLSLRYDSNEGINFDAVSNNYFNTMDSPAVKMNSARLSAMAHWFMKMTDIGLHPEAPKLLIRCAVEVDGTELETAMTEVPIPTTEVRMIEADHMAMVKESSHLTADVINDWLTTLN, from the coding sequence ATGGAACGGATCATGCGTTCCGGCATGCCGCCGCTGACCCCGGACCAGGGCATGGCGTTGTTCGAGGCGGCGATCTCGCGCGACGACGCGGTGGTTGTGCCGATGCACTTCAACGAGGAGGGCCAGCGCTCCCAGGGTGGCGCGGCGCCGTTGTTCCGCGGCCTGCTCGGCGATCCGGTCGTGACCACCGCGGAAAAGGCGTCGGTGACCGTGTTGGATCGCCTGCGCGGCATGGACCCGGCCGGGCAGCAGGACGCGTTGCAGGAGCTGGTGGTGCAGACCTCGGCGGTGCTGCTGGGACACAGTGACGCCGGTGAGGTCGATCCGGAACGGGACTTCCTCGAACTGGGCTTCGACTCGCTGATCGCGGTGGAGCTGCGGAACCAGCTGTCCGAGCTGCTGGGCATGAAGCTGCCGAGCAGTGTGGTGTTCGACAACAAAACACCGTCGAAGCTGGCGGAGTGGCTGCTGAGCGAGCTGCCCGCGGTCACTTCGGCCTCGGCGGTTTCCGGTGGCGCGCAACAGCTGGTCGACCCGAACGACACCGTGCAGGGCCTGTTCATGAAGGCGGTGAACGAGGGCAAGGCGGTGGAAGGGCTGCGGATGCTGAAGTACGTGGCGCAGCTGCGGCCGACCTTCGACACCCCGGCCGAGCTGGAGGAGTTGCCCGCCGCGGTGACGCTGGCGGAAGGACCGTCGAACCCGCGGCTGATCTGCATCAGCGCGCCGGGCGCGAGTGCCGGGGTGCACATGTACGCGCGGATCGCCGCGCACCTGCGGGGCAAGCGACACGTCTCGGCGCTGCCGCTGGTCGGTTTCGCCCCGGGCGAGAGCCTGCCCGCGACCACGGAAGCCGCGGCGCGCGTGGTTGCGGAAAGCGTGCTGGAGGCGAGTGACGGCGAGCCGTTCGTGCTGGTCGGCCATTCGACCGGGGGCACACTGGCCTACTTCGCGGCGGCGGTGCTGGAGCAGACTTGGGGGATCAGCCCGGAGGCGGTGATCCTGCTGGACACGCTGAGCCTGCGGTACGACAGCAACGAGGGCATCAACTTCGACGCGGTGTCGAACAACTACTTCAACACCATGGACTCGCCGGCGGTGAAGATGAACAGCGCGCGCCTGTCGGCGATGGCGCACTGGTTCATGAAGATGACCGACATCGGCCTGCACCCGGAGGCGCCCAAACTGCTGATCCGCTGCGCGGTCGAGGTGGACGGCACCGAGCTGGAGACCGCGATGACCGAGGTGCCGATCCCGACGACCGAGGTACGCATGATCGAAGCGGACCACATGGCCATGGTGAAGGAGTCGTCCCACCTCACCGCCGACGTCATCAACGACTGGCTGACCACCCTGAACTGA